The region GTAGCGAATACAAGTCCGAATGTCCCTTTTGCATATTTTAAAATGGTTGAGGCAATGGTTTCAAGCATTCCTGTTTTTTCTAAAACGCCACCAAATGATAAGGCGCAAAGGATTAAGGAAACGGTCCATAACATACTATCTAAACCACCACGTGTTAATAAATCATCAACAGCGGTGACTCCGGTTTGAGAGTAATAGCCATAGTGCATAGCTGTCATGATGTCTCCCACATTTGCCCCTTGGAAGATCATCGCAAACACCCCACCAAGTAACGTACCAGTTAATAAGGCAGGAATCGCAGGCACTTTTAAAATAACCATCGCAATGACAGCAACAGGTGCTAGTAATAAGATAGGTGATAATGTGTGGAAATTTCCTATTAAGGTGTTTTGTATAATGTCGATTTGACCAGTATCTAGTGATTGTCCAGCATATTTTAATCCAAGGACCGTGTAAAGTATGATTGAAATAACATACGCAGGAACTGTCGTATACATCATATGTTTGATGTGTTCAAATAACGTCGCACCAGCCATGGCAGGTGCTAAGTTAGTCGTATCAGATAAAGGGGACATTTTATCTCCAAAGTAGGCCCCAGAAATGATGGCCCCAGCAATAATAGGTGAAGGAATTCCAAGTGTTTGTCCAATTCCTAATAATGCAATCCCGACTGTTCCAGCTGTTGTCCAAGAAGAACCCGTTGCCACGGATACGATAGAACAAATTAATAAGGTAGCAACTAAGAAAATACCAGGTGATAAAATGTTGAGTCCCCAATAAATCATTGAAGGGACAACCCCTCCTAAAATCCATGTTCCAATTAAAGTTCCAACAATGAGCAAAATTAAAACAGCTTGTAAGGCCATTGTAATGGTTTGGATAATCCCCTCTTCAAGCTCACTCCATTTATACCCCAAACGAAGTACTCCAATTAAGGCTGCGACTCCAGTGGCTAAAATTAATGGAATCTGTGGATCGACATTAAACTTTAATAAAGCTAATGCCAACATGATGACTAAAAAAACAATAGGAATTAGAGCTTCAAATAGCGTCGCTTTTCTAGGTTGTTTCATCTTTATTTCTCCTTCTTATGAGTGTTATGTTTGTTCTCAGTTTTGTTGTTTTGAAGTCCCCAATGAATCATTCTAAATTAGTTTCATTGTGAGCATAAAATCAATTGTCACAACGAGTCGAAAAAACACATTTTTTTGCCGACATTCAATATATCATTTTATATCTTAAACTGCAAATAAATCATGAAGTTTATAAAATGTAATTTTTGGAAAATAATACTTTTACTTCAAAAATATTAGGATATATTTGGATAATTTTAAAGGGTAGTTCTTTTTATAAGTTTCTCTAAAATTATTTTAATTATTCCAAAAAATATAAAATAAATATATTATAAGGTTGATAAAAATGGAAATTTATGATATGTTAAAGAAGTACTTAATAGTTCTTTTTGTTTGTTTCACAGTATATCAGATTGGATTGCGTTTCTGGGGGTTTTTAACTACAGGGTAAAAAGGTGTGGGGTTACAAAATAGTATTAAGTCACTAATCTTTATTTTTATTCGGAGGTATTTATTATGAATACAGGTACAGTTAAATGGTTTAATGCAGAAAAAGGATTTGGATTCATTTCAGTTGAAGGTGGAGAAGACGTATTCGTTCATTACTCTGCAATCACTGGTGAAGGATTTAAAACATTAGAAGAAGGACAAAAAGTGTCTTTTGATATCGTTGAAGGAAACCGTGGAGCTCAAGCTTCTAACGTAGTAAAATTATAATTCTATTTCAAAATAAGACATGAATGAGCTAGTAGCCATGGGTTACTAGTTTTTTCTTGTTCGTTAAAAGGCTAGAAAGTAAAGG is a window of Turicibacter sanguinis DNA encoding:
- the nhaC gene encoding Na+/H+ antiporter NhaC — translated: MKQPRKATLFEALIPIVFLVIMLALALLKFNVDPQIPLILATGVAALIGVLRLGYKWSELEEGIIQTITMALQAVLILLIVGTLIGTWILGGVVPSMIYWGLNILSPGIFLVATLLICSIVSVATGSSWTTAGTVGIALLGIGQTLGIPSPIIAGAIISGAYFGDKMSPLSDTTNLAPAMAGATLFEHIKHMMYTTVPAYVISIILYTVLGLKYAGQSLDTGQIDIIQNTLIGNFHTLSPILLLAPVAVIAMVILKVPAIPALLTGTLLGGVFAMIFQGANVGDIMTAMHYGYYSQTGVTAVDDLLTRGGLDSMLWTVSLILCALSFGGVLEKTGMLETIASTILKYAKGTFGLVFATIFTCIFTNIVTGDQYLALVMPGRMYKNEYPKRGLAPKNLSRALEDGATVTSPLIPWTTCGSYMMATLGLNPIAFLPFAFFNLLSPLFSLILAATGFSMTKIDQNEKTQL
- a CDS encoding cold-shock protein, whose product is MNTGTVKWFNAEKGFGFISVEGGEDVFVHYSAITGEGFKTLEEGQKVSFDIVEGNRGAQASNVVKL